The region TTCAATCTGGACCTTGCAACCGACCGGCGTCATGTCGAAAAGCTCGATAATGTCGCTATTGCGCAGACGGATGCAGCCGTGGGACAAGGGTACGCCCATAGGTTGATCATCGCCGGTGCCGTGAAGATAGATGTAGCGTCGCTGGGAGTCGCAGCTACCGCCACGGTTGAAGCCGGGGCGCTCGCCGCACAGCCAGAGAATTCGTGAAAGAATCCAGTCTCGCTGAGGATGCTGCCTGGCCAGTTCGGCCGTCCAGATCTCGCCGGTGGTACGCCTGCCGATAAACACCGCGCCCTGGGGCTCGCCTGCGCCGATACGCGCACGTACACGGTGCAGACCGCGCGGCGTGCAACCGCTGCCATTGCGTTCGCCAGGCCCATTGACGGCGGTGGAGATGGGGAACGTGCAAAGCAGCCGACCGGATGCGTATCCGGTTAGCTGCTGAGAAGAAATCGATATATGAATCAGATCCAGCTGCATGCGCGCCCCTGCGAAAGTGCACACGATAACGGATCAGAGCATCAGAGGTAAGCCCATCAGACCGATTCCAGACGCGCCTCTGGAACGACAGCTCGCGCCATCGCACTCCCGTCGGCACGCATGCCGGCAGCAAGGAACGGGACCATCAGCCTGAGTACACGGTCCACGCTATGGTGAACGCCGAACTCGTCTTCAGCGATCGCCCGGAGCGCCTTCATACTGGACATGGTAAATGCGGCACTTCCGAGCATGAAATGCACTCGCCAGAATAGCTCATCGGGCGGCAGTTGCGGCGCGGCCCGGTATACCAACACCATATAGCGCTGGAATACCTTGCCGTATACTTCCCCCAGATACTTGCGCAGATGGCCCTGGCTTTGGCTGAAAGCCAAGCCCAGCAAGCGCATGAAAATCGACAGGTCATTACCGCTTCGGGGTTTGACCGTCAGCACCTGACGCACCAGCATCTCAAGCAGCTCTTCCAGGCTGGGGTCATCGTCCTCTGCGGCCTCCTGCCGGCGGTCCAGCTCCCGCTCCAGGCTTGAGACGAACGGATCGAGGAACCGCACGAACACCGCCTGTATGAGCGCCTTCTTCGAACCGAAGTGATAATTCACTGCCGCCAGGTTCACCCCTGCCTTACTGGTGATCAGTCGTAAGGATGTTTCTGCAAATCCTTTTTCGGCAAAGGACCGCTCAGCAGCATCGAGAATTCTTTGAACGGTATCAGAATGGGCCATCTGGATTCCAAGTACGCCAACGTGTGTTTGAAACATACGTTTCAAACGGTCTGACTGTCAAGCTCAGCGCATACGAGCCTCTTGGCAGGTATGGTTCTAACCAATCTGCGTGCGAGGCGCAAGTATTTGGAGCCAGGCAAGCTTGTACTGACAGATCAACTGTATATAATCACAGCTACTGTATAAAAAAACAGGCACAACCCAAATGCAAAAGCTCACCGCACGGCAGCAGCAGATTCTTTCCTTTATAAAGGATTATATGGATGCCCACGGATACCCGCCTACGCGTGCGGATATCGCCCGGGAAATCGGCTTCAAATCACCAAACGCTGCCGAGGACCATTTACGCGCGCTTGCTCGCAAGGGGGCTATCGAGATGATACCCGGAGCATCGCGCGGGATACGCTTACCTGCCGATACGCTAAATGCTGCAGAGGATCGCCTACCGGTTATCGGCCAGGTTGCTGCGGGGGCCCCGATTCTGGCAGTCGAGAACATCGAAGATCATTGCCGGGTCGACCCTGATTTTTTCCATCCCAGGGCTGATTACCTGCTCAAGGTAAAAGGCATGAGCATGAAAGATATCGGTATTTTCGATGGCGATCTGCTGGCCGTGCATAGAACCACTGAAGCACGCAATGGCCAGATAGTCGTTGCACGCATAGACGATGAAGTCACCGTCAAACGCTTCATGAAAAAAGGCCGCAAGGTTTCACTGATTGCCGAAAACCCGGACTTCGCGCCAATAGATATCGATCTTGCCGAGCAGGAACTGACTATTGAAGGGTTGAGCGTCGGCGTTATACGCCGCTGACCATTTGCCGTTTACGCCAGGAGCTGACCATGCCGTACTTCCAGGAAACGCGTCTCGAACAGTCTGATCTCATCAGGAATGCCCTGCTCGCGTCCCGCTACAGGGCACCACTGGGGCTGATGAAACAGCAGGCGGCCACCGAAGTTGCCGAAAGCAATGAAGATACAGGGTTCAGTGAGATCTGCCTGAATGGTTCTCCGCGGCAGTGCATGCAATGGCTCGCACCGGTTCTGCGCGATCTGAGCCAGACAAGAACGCCGCGCTGGCTGACCTTGATCGACCCACCGGAAAACCTGAGCCATACCTGGTTACGCTCGGCCGGGCTGGACCCGAGCCAGATTTTGATCGTCCGCCCGAAGCGCAGCATGGATTGCCTGACGTTCTGCTGCGAGATTCTAGCGCTGGGTAACAGTCACACGGTGGTCAGCTGGTTGGCAGCAGGGGCGCGTGAGGCCAAGATGCTGGAAGGCGCCGCTCGCAAAGGGAACTGCCGCAGCCTGAACGTGCGGCTCGATGCAGCCCGAGCCGCCTGAGTCGCACTGTCAGGCAATAACAGATCAGTGCAGGACCCGATCCTCCGGGATGGTATCGTCTTCTTCCATCACCTGCCCCGCCACCTGCATGCCGGCGCTGATCATTGCCTTGGCGACTTCAATGTAATGGCCCTGCAGAAAATCCTTCGCGTCGGGCGAGAACTCGATGACCAGCAAAGGCTCACCGTCCTCATCGGAGCGTCGCAGCGCGACCTTACCGTTGGGGAGCTCAACTATTTCGAGAAAGGGTGAAGGCATGTTCTGGTCTCCTGGCTACTGGCGCGCAGTGTACCACAGACGCAGCAGACCGGCTCCGCGTAACGCCCACTCAGGCTTGACAGCAACCCGCGAGGAGCGAGGCTGGCTGGCTGGCGAAAATCAATATTCCACCATTCCGTCACGGTAGCGGCTGATCAGCTCATTCAGCGCACCGATGGCGTCATCCGCATCATCCAGTGACCACTCGGCGCGAGCACTCGCCGCACTGCTTGCTATCAGCCCGTCGTTCTGCGGCTTAGTGGCGGCCTGCACCGGTGGCGCGTGCAGGGCTAGCCAACCGGCGAGCAACCGTCCCAGCCAGGTTTCTCTCTCACAACCCAACTCGCTCAGCTCAGCCAGCTCAGGCCCGGGAAAACACCTTGCCGCCTCCCCGTCCAGCGCCTGTTCCACTGTACGCACGTCCATGAGCGGCCAACGGTAACGATCAGCTACCTCGTGGACGATGGCCAGTACCGTACGATACAGGTGAAAAAGCGCATGCTCCCGGTGATAAAGCGCCTGGCTCCGGGCGTCCAGCGCCTGGGAGCCCTCCGCTTCTCGCCACGCATCCAGTGCCTTACGTGCGAAAAACAATGCCTGATTGGTTCGGGTGTAGACTTCGTTAGCCATGTTCAAGCCTCTTTGCGCTTGGCCTTGGTCCGTCCGTCTTCGATCGTCCAGCCCTTGTCGCCGTGGAATGCGCGCCATCCGGTGGGCTTCCCGTCGACCTCACTCTGCACATACTGCTCTTTCGTCTTGCGGCTGTAACGTACAACCGTCGGATTGCCTTCCGGGTCAGCAACCGGCGCGTCCATCAAAAAGTGATACTTGGGATCGATCTCCGACTTGTGCGGCAACAACTCCTTGACCAAGGGTGCGCGCGTCTCCCTGTTCTTGGGAAATTTGCTGGCAGCCAGGAAGAGCCCCGACGCACCGTCACGCAGGATATAGACGTCGTCTACCTTTTCGCACTTCAGTTCCGGCATGGGCACCGGGTCCATTTTCGGCGGCGCTGCCTCGCCACTTCTCAGCAGCTTGCGCGTGTTCTTGCAGTCAGCGTTGGTACAGCCGAAATACTTGCCGAAACGGCCGGTCTTCAGCTGCATTTCACTGCCACATTTGTCGCATTCGATAACCGGGCCATCGTAGCCCTTGATTTTGAAGTGGCCTTCCTCGACTTCAAACCCGGTGCAATCAGGGTTATTACCGCATACGTGAAGTTTGCGGGTTTCATCAACCAGATAACTGTCCATCGCTGTAGAGCAGATAGGGCAACGGTGCTTGGCGCGCAGAATCCGCGATTCGCCCTCTTCGTCGTCAGCGGCAACTTCGTTACCAGGCACCAGATTGACCGTCTCCTTGCAGCGTTCTTTCGGCGGCAAGGCGTAACCGGAGCACCCCAGAAACACGCCGGTCGAGGCGGTACGAATCATCATCGGCCTGCCACAATTGGTGCAGGCGATGTCGGTTGGCGTAGGCAGATTGGCGCGCATGCCCTTGCCTTCGTCAGCCGCAGCTGCAGCGCCGAGCCTCTGTTTGAAATCGGAATAGAAGTCGTCGAGGACCCGTTTCCATGGCACGTCACCCTGGGCAACGTCGTCAAGCGACTCCTCCATACGCGCTGTAAAGCCATAATCCATCAGATTGGGAAAGCTTTCGCTCAACCGCTCGGTCACGATATCGCCCATTTTCTCAGCGTAGAAACGGCGGTTGTTCAGCTCGACGTACCCACGCTCCTGGATCGTGGAAATGATTGAGGCATAGGTCGATGGCCGACCAATTCCGCGCTTCTCCAGCTCCTTGACCAGGCTCGCTTCGGCGTAGCGCGCCGGTGGTTTGGTGAAATGCTGCTTGGGCTCCAGCTTGTTGAGTTTGAGGGCGTTATCCATCTGCAGATCCGGCAGCACTTCATCCTCGCCGCCCTTGCCCTGGGGCGGCATAACCCGGGTGTAACCGTCGAATTGCAGAATGCGACCCTTGGCGCGCAGATCAAAATCACCGGCTTTGACCGTAATACTGGTAGACAGATAACGCGCCGGCGGCATCTGGCAGGCAACAAACTGACGCCAGATCAGCTCGTACAGACGCTCAGCGTCGCGCTCCATGCTTTTCAGATCAGACGTCTTGGTCTTGACATCGGAGGGACGTATCGCCTCGTGGGCTTCCTGGGCGCCTTCCTTGCTGCTGTAGAGATTGGGCTTTTCCGGCAGATACTTGTCGCCGTAATTCTTCTCTATGAAGTCACGCGCCATGGCGATGGCGTCGGCTGACAGATTCGTAGAGTCGGTACGCATGTAAGTGATGTAACCCGCTTCATAAAGTCGCTGGGCCATCATCATGGTCTTCTTCACGCTGAAACCCAGACGCGTGCTGGCTGCCTGCTGCAGGGTCGAAGTTATAAAGGGCGCATTGGGGCGCGTGCTGGTCGGCTTGTCTTCGCGCTTGGCAACGCGATACTCGGCGCCCTGCAATTTACCCAGCGCGGTGTCGGCCTGCTCCTTATTGAGCGGACGGAATGCTTCGCCCTTCTCACGGACCACTTCGAAGCGCACGGCCTCCGCCTTGGGCGAATCCAGCAGCGCATGGATTTCCCAGAACTCCTCGGGAATGAATGCGCGGATTTCACGCTCACGATCAACGATCAGCTTCACCGCGACGGACTGTACGCGTCCAGCGGACAAGCCACGGGCAATTTTCTGCCATAACAACGGCGAAACCATATAACCGACGACGCGGTCGAGAAAGCGGCGCGCCTGCTGGGCATTGACGCGATTGATATCCAGCTCACCAGGCGTGGCGAAGGCCTCCTGAATGGCCTTCTTGGTGATTTCGTTGAAGACCACGCGCTTATAACGGGCATCATCGCCGCCGATGGACTCGCGCAGGTGCCAGGCGATGGCTTCCCCTTCACGGTCCAAATCCGTCGCGAGATAGATCGCGTCAGCGTCCCGGGCCAGACGGCGGAGCTCGTCGACCACCTTTTCCTTGCCGGGAAGAATTTCGTAATGTGCTTTCCAGCCGTTTTCCGGGTCGACGCCCATGCGCTTGACCAGCTGCATGCGCGCCTTGGTTTCCTTGTCCAGCTCCGGAGCGGAGGCGGCTTTCTTACCCTTTGGTTTGCTCTCGGTCTTGCTGCTGCCACTGGTTGGCAGGTCCCGAATATGGCCAATACTCGACTTCACAATGAAGTCGTTGCCAAGGTACTTGTTGATCGTCTTGGCCTTGGCCGGAGACTCCACAATGACCAGTGCTTTTCCCATGGGTAATCGTATTCCTAACTCAATCATCTGAATTGCCCAACGCGGGCAAAGAATAACCGGCATGGCCGGGAAACCCGGCCAGCCCGCTGGAGGGCCAGAGCCTACACGTCTTCGCTGATAAAGGTAAAGCGTGGGATAGCCACGTCGTCCACCTGAACCTGTTCAACAAACATGCTTAGCGGTCTGACCCAAAGATCATAGTTTCCGTACAAGGTGCGATACACGACCAGCTGCTCGCCGGTCTCGGAATGCTGTGCCAGACCGATGACCTGATAATCGCTACCTTTATAGTGGCGATACCGGCCGAGAATGATCTTCATCCTGCACACTCCTGTTGCTCTAATAAAAAAGCCGGGGCAAAGCCCCGGCTTGTTTGACCCACCTGGCTTCAGACGCGTTCGAAGACCGTGGTGATGCCTTGGCCGAGGCCGATGCACATGGTCGCGATACCGATGGTACCGCCCTGCTCTTTCATGACATTGAGCAGGCTGCCACAGATACGCGTACCGGAACAGCCGAACGGGTGACCCAGAGCAATCGCGCCACCGTGAAGGTTAACCTTCTCTTCCATCTTGTCGAGCAGCTTCAGATCTTTCAACACAGGCAGCGCCTGGGCGGCGAAAGCTTCGTTCAGCTCGACATACTCAACATCAGCCATGGTCATGCCGGCACGCTTGAGCGCTTTCTGGGTGGATGGCACAGGGCCGTAACCCATGATAGCCGGATCAACACCCGCCACCGCCATGGAACGGATAACCGCCAGCGGCTCCATACCCAGGGCCTGGGCACGCTCGGCAGACATGACGATCATGCAGGATGCACCGTCAGTGATCTGCGAGGACGTACCGGCAGTAACCGTGCCGCCCTTCGGATTGAAGGCCGGGCGCAATGCCGCCAGGCTTTCCACCGTAGTCTCCGGGCGGATGGTCTCGTCGGCGGTGAAGATCTTCAGGAAACCATTCTCGTCATGGCCTTCCATCGGCAGGATCTCACGCTCAAACTTCCCGTCAAGGGTCGCCTGGTGGGCCAGACGATGCGAACGTGCACCGAACTGGTCCTGCTGCTCGCGGGTGATGCCGTGCATCTTGCCGAGCATTTCTGCAGTCAGACCCATCATGCCGGACGCCTTGGCTGCGTACAGCGACAGCGCAGGGTTGGGATCAACACCGTGCATCATGCCCACGTGCCCCATGTGCTCGACGCCACCGACGACAAACACGTCACCGTTTCCGGTCATGATTGCCTGTGCGGCGGTGTGCAGGGCGCTCATGGACGAACCACACAGACGGCTGACAGTCTGCGCCGAGCTGGTGTGGGGGATCGGGGTCATCAATGATGCCATACGGGCGATGTTCCAGCCCTGCTCCAGGGTCTGGTTGACACAGCCCCAGATCACATCTTCAACTTCCGCCGGGTCCAGCTTGGGATTGCGCTCCAGCATGCCGGTGATCAGGCTGGCTGACATGGATTCGGCACGGAAGTTACGGTACATGCCGCCCTTGGAACGGCCCATCGGGGTGCGGCCGAAGTCGACAATGACGACGTCTCTCGGATTCAGGCTCATAAATTCACTCTCGCTCTGTGCGTTCCGTTAACCGAAAAATTTCTTGCCGGTCTTGGCCATCTCACGCAACTTCTCGGTCGGGTGATACATGGCGCCAAACTCGGCGTACTTGTCGGCGATGGCAACAAACTCGGCCACGCCAATGGTGTCGATGTAGCGCAGCGCGCCGCCACGGAAGGGAGGGAACCCGATACCGTAGATCAGACCCATGTCAGCGTCGCCAGCGGACTCGACGATGCCGTCTTCCAGGCAACGTACAGTCTCGAGGCACAGCGGAACCATCATGATCTCGACGATTTCCTCGTCGGTGAACTCACGCTGCTCCAGCACGATCGGCTTGAGCAATTCGTAGGCCTGCTGATCAACAACCTTCTTCTGCTTGCCTTTCTTGTCTAGCTCGTAGGCATAGAAGCCCTTGCCGGATTTCTGACCAAGACGGCCTTCGTCATACATGACATCGACGGCGGTGCGGGTGGTATCAGCCATGCGGTCCGGGTAACCCTCGGCCATCACGTCACGACCATGGTGACCGGTGTCCATGCCGACTACGTCCATCAGGTACGCAGGACCCATGGGCCAGCCAAACTTCTCCATGACTTTGTCGACACGCTGGAAGTCCGCGCCCATATTGATCAGGCGGGCAAAGCCACCGAAATAGGGGAACAGAACGCGGTTAACCAGGAAGCCGGGGCAGTCGTTGACCACAATCGGTGTCTTGCCCATTTTCTTGGCATAGGCGACGGTGGTGGCGATGGCCTTTTCACTGGATTTCTCACCACGGATGACTTCCACCAGCGGCATCATGTGCACAGGGTTGAAGAAGTGCATACCGCAGAAGTTTTCCGGACGCTTGAGCGCCTGGGCCAGATAGGTGATAGAGATGGTCGAGGTGTTGGAGGCGATGATCGCATCGTCCTTCACGTGACCTTCCACCTCTGCCAGTACAGCGTGCTTGACCTTGGAGTTCTCGACGACGGCTTCGACTACGATGTCGACATTACCGAAATCACCATAGGACATGGTCGGACGGATCGCATTCAGCGCACCAGCCATCTGTTCCGGCTTCATGCGGCCCTTGGCGACACGCTTGCCGAGCAGCTTGGACGCTTCATCCAGACCCATCTGGATGCCTTCCTCACGAATATCCTTCATCAGGATAGGCGTGCCCTTGGAAGCCGACTGGAAAGCAATACCGCCGCCCATGATACCGGCACCCAGCACAGCGGCCAGCTTCACATCAGCAGCTTGCTTGTCGTACTGCTTGGCCTTCTGCTTGAGGGCCTGATCGTTCAGGAACAGACCAACCAGGCTAGCGGCCACAGACGTCTTGGCCAGCTTGGCGAACCCGGCAGCTTCGATTTCGAGCGCCTTGTCGCGACCGGCGTTGGCAGCCTTCTGAATAGTCTTGATCGCTTCAACCGGAGCCGGGTAATGCGGACCGGCCTGGCCAGCGACGAAGCCCTTGGCCGTCTCGAACGCCATCATCTGCTCAATGGTGTTGAGTTTGACTTTTTCCAGCTTGGGCTGACGCTTGGCACGGAAATCCAACTCACCGGAGATCGCGCGCTTGCACAGATCAATCGCGCCTTCCTTCAGCTTGGCAGGTGCAACCACAGCATCAACAGCGCGCAGGCTCAGCGCCTTGTCAGCGCGCTGCTCAGCGCCACCACAGATCCACTCGATGGCGTTGTCGATACCCATGATACGCGGCGCCCTCACAGTACCGCCGAAGCCCGGATAGATACCCAGCTTGGTTTCCGGCAAGCCAACCTTGGCGGTTGAAGACATGATGCGGTAGTCACATGCCAGACACATTTCAAAACCGCCGCCCAGCGCCAAACCATTGATGGCGGCAACTGTCGGAACGTTCAGGTCTTCGAATGCATTGAAGGTCTGATTAGCTTCCAGGTTGCCGGCTACGAGGTCTTCCTCGGGCAACTGGAAGGTGTTGACGAATTCGTTGATATCGGCGCCGACGATGAATACGTCCTTGCCGCTGGTGACAATAACGCCCTTGACGCTGGCGTCAGATTGAATGGCCTCGACGGCGGCTTGCAGCTCCGCCAGGGTGGCACGATTGAACTTGTTGACAGACTCGCCCTGCAGATCGAACTTGAGTTCGACGATGCCGTCTTCAAGGGCTTGAACCGTGATGGCTTTACCTTCGTAAATCATCAACTGATCTCCACGCTATAAAAGCACTTGAGAAGCAGCGTCCAACAAGAAGGCCGATCCGGTTTAGCCAGTCGGGCCTGATGCAGGACGATGCCATGAACGTTCCCGATGCGGTGAAGGCTGCGCGGTACAAACACAGAAATTCATACGCTTGTTTGATTCGGGTGCGCACACCTTCGGGGAAAACCTTGTGATTGTCAATCAGCTACTGGCCCGTTGCGCTGCAACGGCCATCCAACGTGACCAGGACTCCAGCCAAATCTACCTATTTTCAGATAGTTACCGCGCTATTAGAGAATTAGCCTTACATCTAGGGCGTCATTCCTTCTGATCCGACAGGCAATCGATGCAGAGGTTGCAAGGTTACAAAAAGACGGTCCAGTGCCTGCGTCTCCTCAGGCTCAACCCAATACACACTCAGCGAAAAGCTTGACCGATCCAGACCCGCTACGTTTGCGGGTAACTCTGCAAGCACTTCGGGAAGACAGCACGGGCCAGTCGCTCCGAACTGACGCGCCCAGCCGGAATCGGTCCGCCTATAGCTGAACTCCTCAGCCATCGGGCATTTTTCCAGTGCGAGGCGATAACCAACGCACCCTTCAAGCGCAACGTCACGCCTGCTCCCCTGCTGACGTTCCACAACAAAACCGAGCTTTCGGGCATGCTCGCGCACTCGATGCAAACTCAATTGTCGGCCGCGCGGCAAAACCTTGTGTAACGAGGAAACAAATATAGCGGCAACCAAGCCAAACGCTACCCATTCCATGATCCTACCCCCCTCGTACAGCGCAATCTGTGCAACAGACAAACGCGGAAAACGGTGCAAAACTTTCGAAGAATGATAAATCCTCCGCGGATTGCGGTATAAAGGCTGCTAGTATCAGCGAAAAGCCAGGAGGAACCTGCATGCTTTACTCTCACGTGCTGGTGGCAGTGGATCTGATTGATGAGTGTCGCTCGGTAGCCGACCACGCCATGTCACTCGCCAAGGCGCTGAATGCCGACCTAACGCTGTTACACGTCGTCGAACCCCTTGCCATGGCCTATGGCGGCGATGTGCCTATGGATCTCTCGATGCTGCAGCAACAGCAGTTCGAACAGGCTCGAGAGCGCATGCAGATGTTTGCCGGGGATTACGGTCTGCCGGAGAGCCAATTGCAAATCGCGTTCGGCCATCCGCGCCAGGAAATCCACCGCGTCGCCACCGAACAGGGCTGCGACCTGATTGTGGTCGGTAGCCACGGCCGGCACGGCCTGGCTCTTCTGCTCGGCTCTACCGCCAACGATGTGTTGCACGGCGCACCCTGTGATGTCATCGCGGTGCGCCTGGAAAAGAAAAAGAAAACCAGCTAGACAATCGACCGACTACAGCTGACTGAACCTAGTCAGCTGTGCGCTTTTCCTCAGCCCTGCAGATCATCCAATTCAGCCCAGCGCTCTAGCGCCCCATCAAGCTCCGCCTGTTTGGCCGCCAGCGCTTCAATGACCGGAGCGGTGTGCTCATGGGGCTGCTGATAAAAATCCGGGGCATTAACCTGCTGCTGAATCGCCTCCAACTCGGCTTCAAGCCGTTCCAGCGATTCAGGTAATGCATCAAGTTCCCGCTGTAACTTGTAGCTGAGCTTAGGTTTTTGGGCTGACGAGGCAGCCTGTACTGGCGCTGGCGTAGCCTCCGGCTCCGGCTCCGGCTCCGCGGCAGCCTGAGCCGCAGCGTCATCGCCCCATTCGGCCAATGCTTCGATCTTGCCGCCCTGACGCAGCCAGTCGGCATAACCGCCAACGTATTCCCGTACCCTGCCATGCCCTTCGAAGACCAGGCTGCTGGTTACCACGTTATCCAGGAAGACCCGGTCGTGACTGACAATCAACACAGTGCCATCGAACCCGGCAAGCACCTCCTCCAGAAGCTCAAGCGTTTCCACGTCAAGATCATTGGTTGGCTCGTCGAGCACCAGCATATTGGCTGGCTTGCTGAACAGGCGCGCCAACAGTAGCCGTGCGCGCTCGCCCCCGGATAGTGCCTTGACAGGCGTTCGGGCACGCTCCGGCGAAAACAGAAAATCGCCCAGATAACTGATGACGTGCCGACGCTCACCGTTGATCTCGATGAAATCACGCCCTTCAGAAATATTGTCGATAACCGACCGTTCGAGATCGAGCTGCCCACGGAGCTGGTCAAAATAAGCCACTTCCAGGCGTGTTCCGTGCTTGACGGTGCCACTAGTCGGCTCCAGCTGGCCTAGCAGCAACCTGAGCAAGGTACTTTTTCCCGAGCCGTTATTACCGATCAGACCGATACGATCCCCGCGCAACACCACCGTGCTCAGCTCGCGTATCAGCGGGCGCTGTCCCGGATATGCAAAGGAAATGTTTTCTACTTCGATAACGCGCTTGCCCGACGAGTCGGCTGTTTCCAGCTGAAAACTGGCGCGCCCCTGACGCTCTACACGCCGGGCACGTTCCTCACGCATGGCCTTGAGGGCGCGTACTCGACCTTCGTTACGGGTCCGCCGCGCCTTGATCCCCTGACGAATCCACACCTCTTCCTGCGCCAGCCGCTTGTCAAACAGGGCATTGGCGCTGGCTTCGGCAGCCAGCTGCTGTTCCTTGTGTTCGAGAAAACTTGAGTAGTTACCCTGCCAATCGATCAGTTGACCGCGGTCCAGCTCCATGATCCGGGTCGCCAGCGCCTGCAGGAACTGTCGATCGTGGGTGATAAACAGGACCGCGCCACGGAAATCGAGCAGCACCTGCTCAAGCCACGCGATGGTGTGGATATCCAGATGGTTGGTTGGCTCGTCGAGCAAAAGAACGTCCGGCTCCGCCACCAGCGCCTGCGCCAGCAGTACCCGGCGACGCCAGCCGCCCGACAGCTCGGACATGCGCTTATCTGCCGGCAGCCCCAAGCGAGTAAGGGTCGTTTCGACCAACTGGTTCAGCCGCCATCCATCCTTGGCTTCGAGGCGACCCTGCACTTTTTCCAGACGCTCCAGCTCGGCTTCGCCCATCTCACCGTGCACGAGGTGATGATATTCGGCGAGCAGTTCGCCCACTCCGGTCAAACCTGCCGCCACCACATCGTATACCAACAGGTCTCCAGCCTCGGGCAGCTCCTGTGGCAACTGACCGATCTTCAAACCCGGGGCGTACCAGATCTCACCTTCATCGGCAGACTGCTCCCCATTGACCAGCTTGAACAGGCTGGACTTGCCGGCTCCGTTGCGACCGATGAGGCAGGCGCGCTCGCCGCGTTCCAGTTGAAAGCTGACCTTCTGCAGGAGGGGATTGAGGCCATAAGCCAGGGAAACATCAGTAAACGAGAGCAGCGCCATATCACACCTTTTGCGGAGCACTGAAACACGAGCGACAGGGAGCCATGGGGAGCGAAATCGAACACAGGCAAACCGGAAACGCCCATAGCATGAAGGGCTGAGCAGCAGACGGTTTTTGAGTGATTCCAGCGCCGCTTGGCCGAGCGCAGGGACTTTCAGAACATCCTTAACT is a window of Pseudomonas sp. gcc21 DNA encoding:
- a CDS encoding L,D-transpeptidase is translated as MQLDLIHISISSQQLTGYASGRLLCTFPISTAVNGPGERNGSGCTPRGLHRVRARIGAGEPQGAVFIGRRTTGEIWTAELARQHPQRDWILSRILWLCGERPGFNRGGSCDSQRRYIYLHGTGDDQPMGVPLSHGCIRLRNSDIIELFDMTPVGCKVQIEE
- a CDS encoding TetR/AcrR family transcriptional regulator, which produces MAHSDTVQRILDAAERSFAEKGFAETSLRLITSKAGVNLAAVNYHFGSKKALIQAVFVRFLDPFVSSLERELDRRQEAAEDDDPSLEELLEMLVRQVLTVKPRSGNDLSIFMRLLGLAFSQSQGHLRKYLGEVYGKVFQRYMVLVYRAAPQLPPDELFWRVHFMLGSAAFTMSSMKALRAIAEDEFGVHHSVDRVLRLMVPFLAAGMRADGSAMARAVVPEARLESV
- the lexA gene encoding transcriptional repressor LexA is translated as MQKLTARQQQILSFIKDYMDAHGYPPTRADIAREIGFKSPNAAEDHLRALARKGAIEMIPGASRGIRLPADTLNAAEDRLPVIGQVAAGAPILAVENIEDHCRVDPDFFHPRADYLLKVKGMSMKDIGIFDGDLLAVHRTTEARNGQIVVARIDDEVTVKRFMKKGRKVSLIAENPDFAPIDIDLAEQELTIEGLSVGVIRR
- the sulA gene encoding SOS-induced cell division inhibitor SulA; translation: MPYFQETRLEQSDLIRNALLASRYRAPLGLMKQQAATEVAESNEDTGFSEICLNGSPRQCMQWLAPVLRDLSQTRTPRWLTLIDPPENLSHTWLRSAGLDPSQILIVRPKRSMDCLTFCCEILALGNSHTVVSWLAAGAREAKMLEGAARKGNCRSLNVRLDAARAA
- a CDS encoding DUF6586 family protein, with the protein product MANEVYTRTNQALFFARKALDAWREAEGSQALDARSQALYHREHALFHLYRTVLAIVHEVADRYRWPLMDVRTVEQALDGEAARCFPGPELAELSELGCERETWLGRLLAGWLALHAPPVQAATKPQNDGLIASSAASARAEWSLDDADDAIGALNELISRYRDGMVEY
- the topA gene encoding type I DNA topoisomerase, whose protein sequence is MGKALVIVESPAKAKTINKYLGNDFIVKSSIGHIRDLPTSGSSKTESKPKGKKAASAPELDKETKARMQLVKRMGVDPENGWKAHYEILPGKEKVVDELRRLARDADAIYLATDLDREGEAIAWHLRESIGGDDARYKRVVFNEITKKAIQEAFATPGELDINRVNAQQARRFLDRVVGYMVSPLLWQKIARGLSAGRVQSVAVKLIVDREREIRAFIPEEFWEIHALLDSPKAEAVRFEVVREKGEAFRPLNKEQADTALGKLQGAEYRVAKREDKPTSTRPNAPFITSTLQQAASTRLGFSVKKTMMMAQRLYEAGYITYMRTDSTNLSADAIAMARDFIEKNYGDKYLPEKPNLYSSKEGAQEAHEAIRPSDVKTKTSDLKSMERDAERLYELIWRQFVACQMPPARYLSTSITVKAGDFDLRAKGRILQFDGYTRVMPPQGKGGEDEVLPDLQMDNALKLNKLEPKQHFTKPPARYAEASLVKELEKRGIGRPSTYASIISTIQERGYVELNNRRFYAEKMGDIVTERLSESFPNLMDYGFTARMEESLDDVAQGDVPWKRVLDDFYSDFKQRLGAAAAADEGKGMRANLPTPTDIACTNCGRPMMIRTASTGVFLGCSGYALPPKERCKETVNLVPGNEVAADDEEGESRILRAKHRCPICSTAMDSYLVDETRKLHVCGNNPDCTGFEVEEGHFKIKGYDGPVIECDKCGSEMQLKTGRFGKYFGCTNADCKNTRKLLRSGEAAPPKMDPVPMPELKCEKVDDVYILRDGASGLFLAASKFPKNRETRAPLVKELLPHKSEIDPKYHFLMDAPVADPEGNPTVVRYSRKTKEQYVQSEVDGKPTGWRAFHGDKGWTIEDGRTKAKRKEA
- a CDS encoding DUF1653 domain-containing protein — its product is MKIILGRYRHYKGSDYQVIGLAQHSETGEQLVVYRTLYGNYDLWVRPLSMFVEQVQVDDVAIPRFTFISEDV
- the fadA gene encoding acetyl-CoA C-acyltransferase FadA translates to MSLNPRDVVIVDFGRTPMGRSKGGMYRNFRAESMSASLITGMLERNPKLDPAEVEDVIWGCVNQTLEQGWNIARMASLMTPIPHTSSAQTVSRLCGSSMSALHTAAQAIMTGNGDVFVVGGVEHMGHVGMMHGVDPNPALSLYAAKASGMMGLTAEMLGKMHGITREQQDQFGARSHRLAHQATLDGKFEREILPMEGHDENGFLKIFTADETIRPETTVESLAALRPAFNPKGGTVTAGTSSQITDGASCMIVMSAERAQALGMEPLAVIRSMAVAGVDPAIMGYGPVPSTQKALKRAGMTMADVEYVELNEAFAAQALPVLKDLKLLDKMEEKVNLHGGAIALGHPFGCSGTRICGSLLNVMKEQGGTIGIATMCIGLGQGITTVFERV